The genome window AGATATTTCAAAATCAAGCTCTGATATGTCTTGTTGAAGTAAAACTAGTTCTACTCCTTCTTTTTCCGCCTTTTCTCTTGCTACACTAAGCATCTCATCAGATATATCGATACCAGCTATATCGTAATTCTTTTTAGTCAATGGAATTGTAAGATTACCTGTACCACATGCCAATTCCAATATATTTTTTACTTTTACACCTTCATAATCTATTATATCTTCTATATACTTAACCCATCCTTCATAATCAACTTCATTCATAAGCTCATCATATACAAACGCAAAATCACTATATTGACTCATCCTTTTTATTTAGCCCCTCTACAATCTTTTTTAGCCTCTTTTTGCGTGATGTAAGCATACCTCCAATTCTTCCAGCTTCCTTAGCTGTAAGTCCTGCCCATCCACGTTCACCAACTTTGTCCATAAGACCTAGTTCTGAGGCTATCTCATATTTCATTATATCATCATTTGTCAATATTTTAGTATTCTTGCCATTAGTTATCTTCTTTTCTCTCTGCATATTTTCTTTCAAAAAAATCACCCCTTCATATTTGTATTTTTGTCAATTAAAAGAAATTTATACAAATATGTAAGGGGTATTTATCAATTCACATCTTTTTAAATTTAGGCATTTTAACTTTTTAATCTTTATAATTTATTTCTCTAATCTATAGCCTTTTTATATTTTAATAACTTTGAATAAACATTCAATGCATTTACACATATCTTTTCATCAAAATTAAAATTTATATTATGAAGACCATTTACAAATCCTTTTTCTTCATTTCTTGAGCCTAACATAAAAAATAATCCTGGAACTTCTTTTTGATAATAAGAAAAATCTTCTGATATCATAAGTGGCTCTAACTCTACAACAGTATCATTTCCAACAGCTTCTACAAACTCTTGATACAATCCCTTGTCATTTTTAACAGCAATATAATCATCTATAATATTTATATTAACCTTACAGTTATAAGCTAATTCAAACCCTCTAGCAAGTTCCCTAACTCTAAGCTTCATTCTCTCATACACTTCTGGGCTAAAACATCTCATAGTACCTTCCATCTTTATATTTTCAGCTATTATATTTCTTCTAGCTCCACCTTCAATTCTACCAATAGTCAACACTGCATTGTCTATTGGACTTATATTTCTAGATACTATAGTTTGAAGTGAGCTTACAAAGTTTGAAGCTATCACTATACCATCAATTCCATTTTGTGGCATAGCTCCATGTCCACTTTTAGACACTATTTCTATGTCAATGTCTCCTATTTGAGCCATAAAGTAGCCCTCTCTTGTGCCTACATAACCTTCTGGTAGCTCTGGATATATATGAAGCCCATATATTTCGTCAACATTGTATTTTCTAAGCACACCTTTATCTATTAAAGCTTTTGCTCCCCCAGGACCTTCTTCTGCTGGCTGAAATATAAATACTATATTATCATTTAACTCTTCTTTATTATCATTTAAATACTCAATTAATCCAAGTAATATAGTAGCATGTCCATCATGACCACATAAATGTTTTACCCCTTCTTCACTATGAAGACCATCTATGTCAGCTCTAAAAGCAATATCTTTTTTAGGTCTTTTCCCTTCTATTACACCTACTATACCTGTTTCTAAGTAAACTTCATACTCAATTCCTAATTTATCAAGATAATCTCTTATGTATTTTGAAGTCTTATACTCTCTTCTCCCAATCTCTGCAATAGGATTTAATGACTTCCTATGCTTATAAAGTTGCTCTTGTAAATATGATGCCTCTCTCATGTAATCTCCTCCAAATTCTATTTTATTAAAAAAATATTTCTATATCTCTTATAGTTAAAATATTATATAACATACTATATTAATTAAAAATAAAAAACTAAATTGAATATAAAAATATTTTGCATTATTAAATAATTCACCATTAATAATAATTCCCCTGTTTCATAAATCAAAACAGGGGAATTATTATTAAAAAATTTCATTTTTTAGCAAGAGAAGAAATGTTTAGCAAGTCCACCCTTAGCAGTTTCCTTATACTTATCCAGCATATCGATACCAGTTTCTTTCATTGTTTCAACGACTTGGTCCAAGGAGACGGAATGTGAACCATCAGTTAATAATGCATAATTAGCTGCATCATAAGCTCTTTGAGCTGCCATAGCATTTCTCTCTATACATGGAATTTGAACATATCCATGTACAGGGTCACAAGTCATTCCTAGATGATGTTCAAGTGCTATTTCTGCCGCATATTCAATATGGTCTATTGTACCACCTTTTAAATATGCTACTGCCGCTGCTGCCATAGAACAAGCTGCGCCAACTTCACCTTGACATCCTACCTCTGCCCCAGATATTGAAGCATTAGTTTTTATTATATTACCTATTATTCCAGCTACAAGTAGTGCTTCAATTATTTTTTCATCATCATAATTATAGAAATCCTGCATTGCAAAGAATATTCCTGGTATTACACCAGCAGAACCACAAGTTGGAGCTGTAACTATTATATTACCAGAAGCATTTTGCTCTGAAGTTGCTAGTGCATATGCATATATAAGTGTTGAGAAATTCTTATCTTTTTGATATGCATTATAAAATGTACTTGCTCTTCTTTTTAATAATAGTTTACCTGGTATTGTTTCATCCGTACTTAGTCCATCATCAATAGATTTTCTCATAGCATCTTTTATAGTTTTTATATAATCTTTTATGTCTTCTGGTTCACATTCCAACACAAAATCTACTAAAGTCTTGTCATTTTCTTTACACCATTTTACTATTTCATCCATTGTATCTAAGTGATATATGCTCTTACTTTTACTGTTTCTTTGACCTTCTTCTGCTATAGTCCCTCCACCTATAGAATATACAGTCCATTCAGCTGTTACATTTCCATCTTTATCTAAAGCTTCAAACTTCATTCCATTTGGGTGAAAATCTTTTATAATATCTTCTTTCCAAACAATTTCAACTTTTTTAGGTGCTATGGTTTTTTCAATTATATAGTCAGTTAAGTGACCTTTCCCTGTAGCTGCCAAACTACCATATAATATTGCTCTAAAACTTTCTGCATCTGGATTTTCATTCTTAAATCTTTCTGCTGCTCTTTGTGGTCCCATAGTATGAGAACTTGAAGGTCCACTTCCTATTTTAAAAAGTTCCTTTAAAGTATCCATATTATTCCTCCTGAATCTTCGGTATTATTACTTATTATTAGATTTTACGCACATATTTATTATAACCTAAATATATTAATTATTAGTTATTAAATTCGCATAAAATTTATTTTTTATTTCCATTTTGGTATATTTTATTAAATTAATATACATATTTTGAGAATAAAACATTTATTTCAAATTTTTATAATATTAATATAATATAAATATCTTATTTAAACAGTTAAGATATTAACTATACCTATTAAAATTAATTAATTTGTACTATAATTATTATTGTACTTAAAAAATTAAATTTAGATAAAAAGGAGATTTGATTATATGTTATTTAAAGGTTCTGCTGTTGCTTTAGTTACTCCATTTACAGAGGATAATAATGTCGACTTTGAAAAATTAGGTGAATTAATCGAATACCATATTGATAATGACACAGATGCACTAGTTGTTTGTGGAACAACAGGTGAGGCGACTACTATGAGTGAATCTGAAATTTTTGCTGTAATAAAATATACAGTTGAAAAAGTTAATAAAAGAATACCTGTTATAGCAGGTACTGGTTCAAACAATACTATGTTGTCTGTTCATATGAGTCAAGAAGCTGAAAAATTGGGAGTGGACGGTCTTTTAATAATAACTCCTTACTATAATAAGACTAATGAAAGAGGTCTTAAACTTCATTTTGAAACAATAGCAAATAGCGTTAAGTTACCAATTATTTTATACAATGTACCAGGAAGAACTAAAGTAAATATAAAGCCAACTGTTGTGGCTGAACTTGCTAAAATAGATAATATAGTTGCTGTGAAGGAAGCTAGTGGAGATTTAGCTCAAGTTGCAGAAATAGCTAAATTAGTGCCTGAAGATTTTGCTATATATTCCGGTAATGATGATACCATACTACCACTATTATCATTAGGTGGAAGTGGTGTTATCTCTGTACTTGCTAACATCTGTCCTAAAGAAACGCATGATTTAGTAGCTAAATTCTTTGAAGGTGATATTGAAGGCTCAAAAAAATTACAACTTGATATGGATGCTTTAATTGCTGCCTT of Clostridioides sp. ES-S-0054-01 contains these proteins:
- a CDS encoding small, acid-soluble spore protein, alpha/beta type, giving the protein MKENMQREKKITNGKNTKILTNDDIMKYEIASELGLMDKVGERGWAGLTAKEAGRIGGMLTSRKKRLKKIVEGLNKKDESI
- a CDS encoding N-acetyldiaminopimelate deacetylase, producing the protein MREASYLQEQLYKHRKSLNPIAEIGRREYKTSKYIRDYLDKLGIEYEVYLETGIVGVIEGKRPKKDIAFRADIDGLHSEEGVKHLCGHDGHATILLGLIEYLNDNKEELNDNIVFIFQPAEEGPGGAKALIDKGVLRKYNVDEIYGLHIYPELPEGYVGTREGYFMAQIGDIDIEIVSKSGHGAMPQNGIDGIVIASNFVSSLQTIVSRNISPIDNAVLTIGRIEGGARRNIIAENIKMEGTMRCFSPEVYERMKLRVRELARGFELAYNCKVNINIIDDYIAVKNDKGLYQEFVEAVGNDTVVELEPLMISEDFSYYQKEVPGLFFMLGSRNEEKGFVNGLHNINFNFDEKICVNALNVYSKLLKYKKAID
- a CDS encoding L-serine ammonia-lyase gives rise to the protein MDTLKELFKIGSGPSSSHTMGPQRAAERFKNENPDAESFRAILYGSLAATGKGHLTDYIIEKTIAPKKVEIVWKEDIIKDFHPNGMKFEALDKDGNVTAEWTVYSIGGGTIAEEGQRNSKSKSIYHLDTMDEIVKWCKENDKTLVDFVLECEPEDIKDYIKTIKDAMRKSIDDGLSTDETIPGKLLLKRRASTFYNAYQKDKNFSTLIYAYALATSEQNASGNIIVTAPTCGSAGVIPGIFFAMQDFYNYDDEKIIEALLVAGIIGNIIKTNASISGAEVGCQGEVGAACSMAAAAVAYLKGGTIDHIEYAAEIALEHHLGMTCDPVHGYVQIPCIERNAMAAQRAYDAANYALLTDGSHSVSLDQVVETMKETGIDMLDKYKETAKGGLAKHFFSC
- a CDS encoding 4-hydroxy-tetrahydrodipicolinate synthase; the protein is MLFKGSAVALVTPFTEDNNVDFEKLGELIEYHIDNDTDALVVCGTTGEATTMSESEIFAVIKYTVEKVNKRIPVIAGTGSNNTMLSVHMSQEAEKLGVDGLLIITPYYNKTNERGLKLHFETIANSVKLPIILYNVPGRTKVNIKPTVVAELAKIDNIVAVKEASGDLAQVAEIAKLVPEDFAIYSGNDDTILPLLSLGGSGVISVLANICPKETHDLVAKFFEGDIEGSKKLQLDMDALIAALFIEVNPVPVKTAMNILGFNVGDLRLPLAEMEESNLNVLKQELTNFGFKF